agtgaagaaaagtgttttagtcgagcatcatcttcgacgagtcccgacacatatttcgcccctcgcaacccaacaacgccattgcttgccattttcgacgacagccgcgttcttccaactccgagatcttgaagggaactataatgtgtatgtgagtaagattttgtgtaatagaaggtaatcctttccatctcgatctacaaaaatgtaatcgtttggtttgaacatttgtttgtttattttagacatgccacgtgttccaaattttagcattattacatgttaatttatttctgtaaatactcgtgactcggctgcgttttctttctttctaaatcacccatggtgtatatcgtacaaagttcaatgttttacatccccataaaaaagaagaaaaaaccaaaaaaattgcatctttgaatttcaagcaaaatccatcaaaattgccaaatcaaatatttttcatgaaaatggtaccgaaagggcgttagagaaatctgacgtaaccaaatccccgaattcaaaatctctggttcgcggaaataagatagttttctcccgctattttatttaggtttctaatcaacctaccgaaaatgattagtggcgactccaaattgaaatcacattgcatgttaattatttgaaccttaagttgcgatttggtatggacttgggagagtccgagttaggttagttaaataattaacccgataatccattagcccgaaaataaactcgtttattttttaggtcgcgacactagtCATCATGAAGTTCAAGTCCCCCAAGTTCGGGGTCGGCGACTTTGCCGTCCGGACTCTGACCGTCGGGACTCAGGCCTCGCCTTCATTCGACATGAGCTTTGTTGCCCCAATCCGAGTCAAGAACACCAACTGGGGTCCCTTCAAGTACGACGCCTCCACTGTTGACTTCACCTATGGAGGTGTCCAGGTGGGACAAGCAATCATCCCCAAGAGCAAGGCCAACTTCAAGTCAACCAAGAAGATCGACGTGAATGTGACTTTGAGCTCTGCTAATTTGCCCAGCAATATCAATTCGAATCTCGGGAGCGAACTGAGCTCTGGGGTCATAACTTTGACAAGTCAGGGTGAGCTTAAAGGGAAGATTACagtcatgttcatgttcaagaagaaaaagacctCGCAAATGAATTGCACCATGGCTATTGATACCACAACAAAGGCGGTCCAATCCTTGTCGTGTAAATGAGGATGCTGAGTGTGATTCACGGTGATCAATAGTTTGTGAGCTTGCTTGTATGTTTTCTTCCCATGAGTTTTTCATGGATTAAGTAGAGAAATTTATGTAtttctatcttcttcttgattgggtcatttctttttaaattctttattttttgtggataCATGTCTACTAGTGTACCGACACCAAGTACTTTTGATTTATTCTTTCTGCATTCCATAGGGAATACTATTTTCATCCTCTGGCGAAAACAAATATCACGAGTATGACTGGTTCGCTGTATTACTTCCATTTGGATTCTCATGGTTTAGAATTAGCGTAgacatcttaaattttttttttccggaacaAACATcttcatttcatgtgaaaagtGAATTAACTTGCTACTACTTACAAAGACCGCCCAATGCCACATAGACAGATCTGTCATAGTATCAAGGCTCAAACGACGGCCaatcacaaaatctcacatcatCATTAGTGATAAATACATGCTAAGAAATTTCACTCCAGTAACTACGGTTTTGCCAAAAGGCGATGTGCACTTAAATTCGGCGTCCCCAGCACCACCACCGTATAAAGACCATAGGATCACAAATAGGTTGAAGAAACATAGAAAAAGTCTTGTAAATcccaaatttatatttaaatcgGGATAAAAGAGCATCCAAATCTAAATCTTTCTCTAAATCAGGAGAGAAAGGCTATGAAAGAGATAAcagttgatcacaaaatcacttttagATAAGCCAATTATTGAAACAACAGCAAAAAATCTCGAAGACTTGTAGAGTGTTCAACTATTTGGAGCAAGCACCTGGAGCTGCCGAGCAAGCGAGAAGATTCGGATAAAATAGATTCTTTCGAAGCACTCACGCTTTGATTTTTAGAGCTCACTTCTGTGGAAAATGTCAATTACGTAGTTCATGAAATCGACAGAGAAATTAAAAGATagagaaataaagaaacaaaaaggggACAGGATGTAGCGGAAAgaaggggagggagggggagagagatcCCTCGGTGATGTCTGCTCCagtgaagaaggatgggcggcGGCTTCAGAGAAAGCCCAAGGGGATGGGCAGTGTGTTGTCTGCTCGGACATCTTGAATTGGATCTCTTAATTATGATGTGGACAGAGAACTCCGCATATTGTGTACttcggactcttaggaacatATTTGACGACCCTTGATGATGGGCTTTGGTCATGGTTCTTTTCGAGCTTCATaaccttgaaatttttcttCCCCTTGCATTTATACGTGTACAGATACAtatgaaacttgaaaatttttcctaTCAATTTGTAATTATTAGTTCTTTTTATTCAACACAGAAGGACACTTGGCCAAAGTGTGACCCGTTTGCCATAAATAAGTATtatgagggaaaattatcaaaaaaatattgaacttattacaattgtgtcaatttaattctaaacttttttttatcaattgagttgtaaatcttttatatttgtgccaattatgtCCATTTGGTCATTCGGTGATGACATGGGCAATTTTTAacattattttatatatttttaaaatattttgattattattattcttttaatttcttgtcctttttttttttgttagggccgACAAGAGGCCGCCAACCACTAGCCGAGGGCCTGCAAGCCCTGCTGACCACAAATCGAGTACAGAGAGAGATGACAAGGACCAAAGGGGTTGGGATCTTGCCAGCAAAGGCAAGCTGCGGTGAGTAGTGCGAAGGTCACAATGGCTATTGGcacggcggtggcggcgatgcACAGTAGTAGATGTGATTTCTGCTATCCCTACCCTTGTTATGCATGTGGTTTCTCCTTCCAGTATAATGTGAGCGTTGCAATTTTATTTCAGCTTGTTTTGGTTTAGTTCGAATATCGTATAAACCTAAAATCAAATCGAAACAATTATAATAACCCTTTTATAATTGTATAGGGATCCACAACCCAAACAGAAAAGACCCGAAAATTTCGGGCCGTTCGGTTCAGTTCGGGTATACAATTCctttttgacacctctaggcCCACGTGTTACGCTTGGGCATTTAAGTAACATAAATAGTAAGAAATATACAAGTGAGAAGAAAACATTTCATATTAATATACAAAGCACCATAACTTGACTCTCGGGTCACGTTAAGATTTAAAAGTACCCATTTCAAAAGTTTTGGTTGTTAAGGCTATAAAGCAACATGGATAAAAGGCCTGTAAATCAATTTTAAGCGGAGCTACGAGAAAACTACACGCTTGGGACACATAAAAGTCAAAATATTCAAGTTCTAGAGACATAAGAgaaaaaattgtcgaaaaagtcttaaatctattgcacttatattaattcagtcctgaAACTTTTAATAAATTGAGTCCCAAAACTTTTCATGTtgtttcaattgagtccatccagccaattttagccaaaaattgctgacgtggatattgGTTGTCCCGCTAGTACTAGCAAGGCTGGCactaacatgaataattttaaataatatctaaatccttttcaaatgttttattttttctttcatttttttcttttctcccttttttttcttttcgtttcttttccaCCTTTGTGTGGCAGGCAAGGGTCACCGAGCTTTTGTTGGCCACTGGACGACCCTCGTCGGCTGCGGGCAAGGGTTGGGATGCACAAATAGCTCGCCCCTTGTCGGCCACCCATGCTGGCcacacaaagaaaataaaataaaaacaaaataaaaaagaacataaaaagtAATAAGAAAATTGgaatatctaaaaatattattaaaagttatccATGTCAGTACTAGTAATGCCATGTAGAATGGCTAGTGTTCATATCatcaatttccaaccaaaattgactgaatagactcaattgataaaatatgaaaatgttgagaactcaattgaccaaattaaaaagttcaaggcTAAACTGACATAagcgcaataggtttaggattttttggataatttctccTCTAATACTATCGATCTCTCATGATATAAATGGAACATCATCTAGGAGAAGTACAATAAAGCAATATTGTAAAATTGGGCTTCGTATGGTAGGATGAATAGTGATGATAGGAGTTATCAGATATTCTCCAAAACCTTGGCTAATTTAGGTGGGGAACCGCGTGGAACACTCCATAAAAGCAATCACACGATTCCTCCATACCTAACCGCAGTCAAATATGTCCGGCCTTGATCTCATAtttagtgcttttttttttttttgcaacgaTTATTTCATACTATCTGATCATCCACGATTTCCAAATAAACCATGTCAAATATTTTTAGCCATATATCCCGCATGTATCACATGATCGTGGGGATGATGATAACCTAAAAGTCAAAGGACACATGCTCTGGACTGGACTGGATTCGCTTCTGTCCCCATCGTTCCTTAAGCTTTGGTTTAGCACCCAGttgcaaaaaaccaaaaagaaaaaataataaaaagaaaaagaaaaagaaaggttaaATAGAATATGTTTCAGATGGAAATTGAGGGATCGAAGCTTCTATTGATAGAATAATAGGTCCAACTGTCATCATTCTTTACTGAAAAAGAAATGTCCGAAGGTCATACTCGACCTATGTTGGTGCTCTAGGTGCACCTAATAGTTTCTCCTCAACCTACGTCGCATTGTTCTAGAACAGTATGATGATTTCAACGTTCGGACGCGTTGGCGTCTCAAAGAAATGGCAGTTTCCTGGAAATTGATTCTCGTGTCCACTTGTTTCGTGTCTCAAACATCGTATATATACCTCAGCATAACCAGGACTTCTCAACATTCTCAACCTTCTCAGTTCTCACATCTCCATTTTCTTCAgcgaaaaaaaaaccaactcaaAATTCACAAACAAGTTCCCCACAAGACCATCTAGCAATGGCAGAGAAGAACCAGAACCAATACCACCCACCCGAATCCAACGGCTATCACCGGAACGATCAAGAATCGCTTCATGCAATAGAGGATGAGGAGGCCAAGCgcaagaagaggatgaagtgGACGATCGGCATCATCGCCTTCGTCATCTTTCAGGTAGTCCAAGCTCTCTTCTTCATCCTGGTCATCATGAAGTTCAAGTCCCCCAAGTTCAGGGTCGGCGACTTTGCCGTCCAGACTCTGACCGTCGGGACTCAGGCATCGCCTTCGTTCGACATGAGCTTTGTTGCCCCGATCCGAGTCAAGAACACCAACTGGGGTCCCTTCAAGTACGACGCCTCCACTGTTGACTTCACCTATGGAGGTGTCCAGGTGGGACAAGCAATCATCCCCAAGAGCAAGGCCAATTTCAAATCCACCAAGAAGATCGACGTGAGTGTGACTTTGAGCTCTGCCAATTTGCCCAGCAATATCAATTCGAATCTCGGAAGCGAACTGAGCTCAGGGGTCATAACATTGACAAGTCAGGGCGAGCTCAAAGGGAAGGTGACagtcatgttcatgttcaagaagaagaagacctcgCAAATGAATTGCACCATGGCGATCGATACCTCGACAAAGGCAGTCCAATCCTTGTCGTGTAAATGAGGATGCCGAGTCTGATTCTCAGTCATCCATAGTTTATCGGCTCGCTTGGATATTTCCCTTCCACGAGTTTTCTGTGGATTAAATCATGAAATTTATGTATTCTTATCTTCTTGTTGATTGAGTGGGTCACTCGTTCGAAAATTCTTTTAACTCTTCTGTAGACATGTTATATAGGGTACCAACACAATGTGCATTGgatttttcgttctttttcccCACAGAGAATACTATTTTCATCGTGAGGATGACTTTTggccggaaaaagaaaaatcatgaggATGCCCTGAATCTCATTAGCGATAGTTTGTCAGCTTCTAATGAAGGTCTTAGCAGGCAACATTTTATACTATATAATTATGATATAATTTTCACAAATGAATGTGCTCGGTTGAACCATAAGATCAGTTCATAGTACTGAATCTAAATTTATTTCTAGTACTTTGTTTCTGGTCGAAAAATTTGTTTATAGTATTTACTGTTAAAAAATATCTCGGTTTTGAGCTCGAAAAATATCAAGAAATACGTTTTCTGATTTGGATTGGTCAAAGGAGATGTGTGGTTGTTTGACTCTTATATGTAGCCGcacaagagagaaataaaagCTCCCTTAAGAAGACCACTACATGGCAAAATAAGGGTTCACATAAAATTTACAATTATACATGTTTATTGTGGGGTGAAAAGGTCCACGTAcaggaaagaaaacaaagtaaaatATAGATTTAAGAAATTATTATGTGAATATCCTTAATTCACTATGAGATTAACAGTTTATTCTAGgtcacaaaaaaattaccaagaaaaatcacaaattaatacacctatgataaatttatctcaaactaatctTTTGACCACTACAAATCACATACTattacatatgtgacaaatttaatccAAACTAGTTTTGGtggtacacttataacaaaCTTACCTTATgttaattttcaataaatttggttaatactacgaaaaaatctcaaacttgtacagCTAAATCACTTGTGACAAATGGAGGGTAAAAATATCAAACTCGTACACGCATTAAGCGCCACGTCTTATTCAACTTACAATttaatgataaaatttaacaaaaactaatgtGTGGTAAATTTGTAACAAGTATTCCCTTATTAGGGttctttatggtcaaaaaattaatttttggtaaatttatcataggtgtacctgtaaattcattctttcaagaatttatggcCCACAACATGCTATTGTCTCACAGACACCCAAAGATTGTTATACTAGCAAATCCCTTTAGGTTTTTACTTTTGTATCtctcgccttttttttttttttttacgaaagcCGCCAGTCAGTACCTTTGTTTGGAAGAAACGCAGCACAGAGAAGACAGAGACATACAAAGCGTTCTTTTTTTCCAGCAGTACAAAGAGCTCTTATTTGGTCGAAGCTTGAACACTTGCAATTTATGCTGTGAGTTTTACATCAAATTGAGTTGTTTATCTATAAATACTTTGAGTTTGGCAAAACGATACCTCAAGtttcaatatttgtgtacagcgcttattttggtgccaatatattttttgtatcacttaagtgctaaattttttggaaaacgatcatttaagtgttaatTCCGGTGAagtcgccggaatttctcgctattggcactaaagtgatctttttttttcaatttgacatttaagtgacctaaaaaaaatatttgcaccaAAGTAAGcaccatacacaaatattggcacttgaggtatCCTTATGCCCTTTGAGTTTGGACTTAATCTAAGTGTGAGTTATATCAAGTGTGTTTAGCAATTGTAACTCTGATTATCCGATTATAATGAATTATCTGTTGTTG
This sequence is a window from Rhodamnia argentea isolate NSW1041297 chromosome 3, ASM2092103v1, whole genome shotgun sequence. Protein-coding genes within it:
- the LOC125314179 gene encoding uncharacterized protein LOC125314179, with translation MKFKSPKFGVGDFAVRTLTVGTQASPSFDMSFVAPIRVKNTNWGPFKYDASTVDFTYGGVQVGQAIIPKSKANFKSTKKIDVNVTLSSANLPSNINSNLGSELSSGVITLTSQGELKGKITVMFMFKKKKTSQMNCTMAIDTTTKAVQSLSCK
- the LOC115746501 gene encoding uncharacterized protein LOC115746501, whose protein sequence is MAEKNQNQYHPPESNGYHRNDQESLHAIEDEEAKRKKRMKWTIGIIAFVIFQVVQALFFILVIMKFKSPKFRVGDFAVQTLTVGTQASPSFDMSFVAPIRVKNTNWGPFKYDASTVDFTYGGVQVGQAIIPKSKANFKSTKKIDVSVTLSSANLPSNINSNLGSELSSGVITLTSQGELKGKVTVMFMFKKKKTSQMNCTMAIDTSTKAVQSLSCK